One genomic segment of Ricinus communis isolate WT05 ecotype wild-type chromosome 3, ASM1957865v1, whole genome shotgun sequence includes these proteins:
- the LOC125369569 gene encoding uncharacterized protein LOC125369569: MMIERQLGTLPSNTESNLREHMKAITLRSRRFGRKDRDSNVMEPEKIEGRKKSPLKEYQPPIPYPARFKQEKVDQQFVKFLNLFKQLQINLPFVEAISQMSGYAKFLKEILSNNRKLEDLAIVTLNEECSAILQNKLLEKKRDPRSFTISCVIGDLIISNALADL, from the exons atgatgATTGAGAGGCAGCTAGGGACTTTGCCTAGTAATACGGAGTCCAACTTGAGAGAGCACATGAAGGCTATCACTTTACGATCAA GAAGATTTGGTAGGAAAGATAGAGACAGCAATGTGATGGAGCCAGAGAAGATAGAGGGCAGGAAGAAGAGTCCTCTGAAGGAATACCAGCCTCCGATCCCATATCCTGCCAGGTTCAAGCAGGAGAAAGTTGATCAGCAGTTTGTTAAGTTTCTTAACTTGTTTAAACAACTGcaaattaacttaccttttgttgaagctatttcgcAGATGTCTGGGTATgcgaagttcttaaaggaaatcCTTAGCAATAATAGAAAGTTAGAGGACTTGGCGATCGTGACCTTAAATGAGGAGTGTTCGGCTatacttcaaaataaattgctAGAGAAGAAGCGTGATCCAAGGAGTTTTACTATCTCTTGTGTGATTGGTGATTTGATAATTAGCAATGCTTTAGCTGACTTATGA